ATTCTCCTTTTTAAACGGTAGCAATGGAATGCCCTTTTTCTCAAGCGGCTTTTGTGTGAAAAAGACTTTTTCCACATCAGACCCTTGAACATCAAATTGCATATCGCTTAATATTTGCGCAAGTGCGCTCATTCCTGATCCTTTAATTCCTATAAAGTGATAAACTGTCATTTGTTGAACCTCCACAAATCCATTGGTTCTGAGGGCACCATTTTCATGGATCACTCATGATGGTTATCAATAAAGTATATGCCTAAGCTTTGAAAATTGCGAATGGCTAAAACAACGTTCATTCAAGCCATCCTTAGAATACCTATTAAACATACTAGGTTATTATAGCAAAAATTATTCAGTGAAGCTATCACACTCTTTACCCTGGGCAAAAGAAGGAGATTTTGTATAAACTATACCTCTTTTAACAAAAAAATAACCTCTTTTTATCTATTATTACTCATTATGTCTTTTTATTACGTAAATAATCAATCCCATATTCTTTTAGATGCTTTCTTTGGTTGAGAATATTTGTATGCTCATCAATATGAAAATCTTTTAGGATTTTTTGTTGCCCCTCATCGTTTAGGCGAATCGTTGGACCGATCTTCATTTGCTTATATCCAACTTGCACTGTTCGCATTAAGACAAGTTCTCCAGCTTCTCCTTCAGCAGGGAAAATAAACGGAGTAGCTTCCTTCGTTTCATTTTTTAACAATGAATCATATATGATAACGCTTTTTTCAACTTTTTTTAATCGTACAGGCTCTAGTGACATTAATAATAAAAAGCCGCTAAGTTCCAGCATCGATTTTGACATTTTGTCCTTTTTGTCTCGAATAAACAAATCAAACATTCTTGAACCAAATACTGTTACATAATCAAAGGCAAACCAATGCTCAAAATGCATATGCATATCAGGGTCCATCACTTCACTTTTTGGGATACCTGCTTTATATGAGAAAATATGCTTCGCTCGAACCTTTTCTCGTAAATTCGCTTTCTTCTCAATATATTGAAAAAGCTCATCATATACGTCAAGTAATGAATTTTCAGCATCTATTTGCTTTTTTTCCTTCATTTTTTCAAAGTCAATAATAAACGTAGCCTTTCCATCTTTCATGAACCATCACCTCTTTTCCCAAACGATGTTGGGTCTTGCTGCATCTTACGTAATATAGATAAAAGGGCCGATATTCTATAAAACACAAGTCACTTTGAGTATAAAAGGTCGACTGTATTTTTAATTAGAATATCAGACCCTTGCTTTTGATCTTATTCTGTATATTCAATTCGTTCTAGTTTTGGGTTTTCACGATATTTTCTTCCTGTCTTTGCTTCCTCTTTATCATTTAAAAGAACGTTATCACCTGTAAAGCCGATATGAATATTTAACAAACTGCTTCCTACACCATACATATCAACAGGTACATTTAATTTCTCATAGGTTTCAATACGCTCAGCATCAAACCCACCTGAAACGACAATCTTTACATGTTGAAAGCCTTCATCATCAAGTGCTTTACGTAATGCAAATAACAGTGGAGGGTTTACCCCTCGAGGGTCAAATGTACCTAGTAATTCAGGGTTCCTTGTGAAATATTGATCGACAAGGTTTTTGGACGTATCGACACGTACACCTTTTAACGTATCACCAAAGTCTCTAGCAACTTTTAATGAATCAGTTATGACATCATTATTATAGTCCACAAGAGCGATTAAATCATCTTCTGGAAATGTTTCATGATAAGCACGTGACGCTTCAACAACATCGCCTTCAAACAATTGGATTAATGCATGAGGCATCGTGCCGATTCCTCTTTTTCCCCACCATTCATTCATCGCATGAGTAGCTTGTGCTTGTGATCCTCCGATAAATGCAGCATAACCGTCTCCAGCTTGCTGTGTAAAGTGATCATCACGATCGCCCATAAAAATAACTGGCTTTTCTTTTCCTGATGATTTTGCCGCTTTTACTACTTTGTAAACATTTGTTGCAACTGACGTACGACGACCTAAAATCCCATCAATGATTCCCTCTAAAAAGCCAAAATTCTGGTAAGGGCCACGAATCGTTAGCACGGTTTCATGAGGTTCGATTTTATCGCCATCTCTTAATGAATGAATCTCTAACTCTTCAGGGTTTTCTGCAAACGTATGAATGAGAGCAATCACTTCATCCGTTCCACATAAAACAGCATGCTTTTTTTGGAAAAATTGCATCGTCACAATGTTATCTTTTTTGAATCTTTCTGCGATTTTTTTCGTTTTCAGAAAATAAACAGCTGAAAACCAACCTTCTCCAACTCGTTCATCAAATTTAAATGTTTTATTTGTGAGACGGTTAATTTTCCCCTCTAATTTTAATTTAATCTCTTTCATTGTAACCATTTCAAATGCTCCTTGTGCACCTAAGACATTTTCTTCATTGTTTGTTATTGGTAAAAAGGGCTTGCACGGTTTTCTTCAATGACCGCTTCCATAATTTCTGCCAAATCTGTTTGGTCAACTTGAGCAATGCCATTACGAAGTACAATCCATTGTGTTCTTTCTTGTTCTGTTAACAGGTGAATCCATTCTGGTGATACATGGTGAACCAGGTTTTCCAAAGGAACTTGTTGCATAAAACATCCCTCCTAAGGTTTTTAAAGTTCAACATCATCTTGCCAGTATGGAAAAACGACCGCATCTAAATGGAACGTAGAATGGCAGATCTCCATACTATGAATCTTTTTACACCTGAGCAAAACATGAAATCTTTTTGCCCTTCTTCATTTATGAAATTTATCCTAACAACATCATTGTATATAAAATCTTGGGATCTTTGTAGTCTAAATTTCCCCTTTTGTCATTTTTTTTTCGTTCATCTCTGATTTTGTCAAATAAACATCTCTTGGCTTACTCCCTTTTGCAGGTGAAACGATACCTTTTGCCTCAAGTAGATCAATGAGTCTCGCGGCACGGTTATAACCCATTCTAAAATGCCGTTGCAACAAGGAAGTTGACGCTGCTTGCTGTTCAACAACAAATTCACATACTTCATCAAACATGTCATCACTATCTTCTTCATCAACCTGTTGTTGTAAATCTTCTTTTTTAAATAGAAAATTAGATTGCCCATCTTTTTTTACAAATTCAGTAA
The Bacillus shivajii DNA segment above includes these coding regions:
- a CDS encoding nicotinate phosphoribosyltransferase: MKEIKLKLEGKINRLTNKTFKFDERVGEGWFSAVYFLKTKKIAERFKKDNIVTMQFFQKKHAVLCGTDEVIALIHTFAENPEELEIHSLRDGDKIEPHETVLTIRGPYQNFGFLEGIIDGILGRRTSVATNVYKVVKAAKSSGKEKPVIFMGDRDDHFTQQAGDGYAAFIGGSQAQATHAMNEWWGKRGIGTMPHALIQLFEGDVVEASRAYHETFPEDDLIALVDYNNDVITDSLKVARDFGDTLKGVRVDTSKNLVDQYFTRNPELLGTFDPRGVNPPLLFALRKALDDEGFQHVKIVVSGGFDAERIETYEKLNVPVDMYGVGSSLLNIHIGFTGDNVLLNDKEEAKTGRKYRENPKLERIEYTE